ggatcaaggttctgaaagaacaggatAAGACACTTTTGAGTTGATTACGAAGGCGGTGGCGCCTAAATTTCAATCTACCGaaagcaaattttgttttcaaattgacttttcacaaaatttgtaatgagtgcgtttaagaaaTTTGATGTCACAGGCCTCCTAACCTCTTCTTTCAGAACCATGCTGGGGACCAGGAAAAATGCCATTCAAACGAATTAAAGAGCCAGGTGATTAGTACGATGACTTAGTTGTGTGCATCTCTCTTTCTCTGAACAGCTTTTTCTCTTCCTTTAATCATTCAAATAACTACATGGTACATGTCGAATGTCTTATATGTTCTGAATTCCACACAGCTCACTGTTTGAGTAAGATCCGCTGTGGTTGCCAAGGCTGTTGGcgtacaaaaatattttttgaattgttttcgtcTATTGTGACACACTCGGTTTGCAGAAACCATCGTGTGAGAcatgttttgttatttaaagaTAACTTACTAGCCTGATAGAACCTTAAATGTACCACTCATGTAGGTTAAACAAATGGAAAGAACGGTGTTCTGGTCACCCTATTTTATTATGACACAAAAATATGCTCAGAAAAATGTGAATAGCACACTAGTGAGCTGAATGTTATTTGGAATTCCAAACTTTTTATTGTGAAATATTGTTATTTGCACGACTGACGAAGATACAACCTGCTATTTCctttatatatttttctgttatttctAATGTCAATAATTGTTGAGAACTGCAGGACGCCAATACGTCAATAGAACCAAGGTGTGACAGGGCTTGCTTGCCTTCTCTCCTATACTATATAACAGTTATTTATAATACTTCCAgtgggagatgcgggaaaacaggaaaagtaggaaataaTGCAGTTTTTCTTGATTTCTCACCAATGGCTACGGTTGCATGTACCAACTCGTCTCGTCtagtcaatacctttcatttgacatatcgcataaattttttgaatctaAACATCCAGAAATGATCTTGAAAAACTACTGCAAAACAGTTGCAACTGCAACTGCTATTCTTGCCAATAGCCAATAACTGATCAAAAAATTTAtgcgatatgtcaaatgaaaggtattgactaGACGAGACGAGTTGGTACATGCAACCGTAGCCATTGGTGAGAAATCAAGAAAAACTACacattttcctacttttcctgttttcccgcatctcccacACGATTCTTCTTACGTAAATTACCATTATTTATCACACTGCTTTTTCGTTCGACTTCAGATGGTATTTTACGTGTTAGAGGGACGTAAATGAGGGCATCTAAAATTTCGTTGCTCGAGCAACAACAAGcaaaaatgccaaaaattttCGGTGAAAAGACGTTTTTTCTACCAGTTGCATTCCTATCGTTTACTTGTCAACTCTACAATGTTatctcaacatttttttatttccatccATTTGATTACACGCATACTTCTAAGACTCACCTTTTATCAGCGCAATTAAATTCGTCATCATCCAAAACAATGATAAGGCACGCGAATTAGTCAATATTTACAACATATTCATAAAATGGGAGGAATTTTTTGTTCGCAAAACGAAAAACTTACGTTTCACGTTCTCAGCCTTTCAAGAGCTTATCGTTTCTTAATCGCTATACGACCCACCACCATCACACATCGCTATAGTGTTCGTGctgcaaataaaattgcacGAAACGTAGTTCAGCGATAGCGTAATGGTTGTGGGTGGAAATAATGTCTTACCGGCGACTCATACCAATGTCCTCTAAATTTCAGGTTGGATAAGAAGACGAAAGAACTGGCCACTGCAGAGAACAGCCTACGGCTACTTGAATCTCGATGCAACGATCTTACAGCCAAATACAACACTGCCGTTGCTGATCGCAAAAAGGCTCAAGATGAGGTCAAAGATTTGGAGCGTGAAGTGCTCAAATTACGCAAACAATTGGAAGACGCTCGCAAGCATTTGGAAGAGGAAACGTTGGCTCGTGTCGATCTGGAGAACACCGTGCAAAGTCTTCGGGAAGAGTTAACATTCAAGGATCAAGTTCACTCACAGGAACTGACCGAAACGCGATCTCGTCGACAAGTCGAAATCAGCGAAATAGACGGACGACTAGCCGAACAGTATGAGGCCAAGTTGCAACAGTCTCTGCAAGAGTTACGCGACCAATACGAAGCGCAAATGCGAGCTAATCGTGAGGAAATCGAATTACTTTTCGATGGAAAGATTAAGAACATTCAAAATGCTTCGCAACGCGACAAACAAACCGCTGCCGCAGCTCTTGAAGAGATCCGTATAACGAGATCTCGTGTCGATGGACTGCAATCGAAAATCAACGATTTGGAGTCATTGAATTCAGGATTGAATGCTCGAATTCGTGATCTGGAACAGTTACTGGACCTGGAACGGTCACGCCGAGCTGATGACGAAGCTGAATTAGCCAGACTTCGTGAAGAGATGGCATTGCAGCTGCAAGAGTATCAAGATTTGATGGACATTAAAGTGTCACTGGATTTGGAAATTGCGGCGTACGACAAATTGTTACGCGGCGAAGAGCAGCGACTTAACATTACGCCATCGAATTCAGCCACAGCGAGTCAACTGCAACAGTCATTCGCACGATCGGCCAGTGGACGTGCAACACCAGTTGGACGAAGCACCCCATCACGCGGCGGAATGAAACGCAAGCGTACGTTGTTGGAAGAATCGGAAGAGAGAAATTTGTCCGAATTTTCAGTTACCTCTTCAGCAAAAGGCGATGTTGAGGTGTTGGATGTTGATCCCGAaggaaaattcgtgaaattgcACAACAAAAGCAACAAGGTGAGTGTTGGCTTTGCATTGAATTGATCGGGTCGTTTAATGTCTTACGTGGATCGTCTTTAAATAGGAAATCAACCTTGGTGGATGGCAACTGTTGAGAACGGCCGGAGCCAACGAAACATCATTCAAATTCCATCGTTCCGTGAAAATTGACGGTGCCCAAGTGATTACAGTCTGGTCGTCCGACACTGGTGCTAATCATGAACCTCCGCTCAATATTGTGATGAAAGGTCAGAAGTGGTTCGTCGGAGACAACATGAAGACGCAACTATTGAACACGGATGGAGAGGTATGCATGGCAGACGAAGTGTTTACTTGATCTCACACAATTTAATGCTCTCTGTTTGCAATCCATTCTCGTTTAGGAAGTAGCAGCGTCCGAACGGGTACGCCATCAAGTTTCCAGCCACGCATCACGCCATCGTGATTCGTACGGCCGAGGAGAAGATTTGTATCATCAACAAGTGCAACAGTCCAGAGCATCACCATCGTCTTCCGTTGGGGTATGTTTCGAATGATGACAATCGTGTTGCACGACCGACAACGTGCATTTTGTTGCTAAAACACGTGTATCAAGACTTCCTGTGCTTCCTAGTCCCTCaacatattgaaatttttgcgaGTTAGAACAGCGCTAGTGTCTATCTCAGTCGACTAACATTTTAGAGAAGGCAAATTGAAGTCAAAATTGAGGTCATTTGTCATGCTACATGCAAcataagagtcatatcgccaaacacttcaggtgattttattaactttgggaacaagcggtctccgattttaatgagtgatagcttgttggattcgtctttcaattctaggaaacacgtgtctttcactttttcttaaaaaaaattgttttctgtgaaaagcgttcaaaagtgaagacatgtcagagggtaccgaaaaccgtttttcggcaataactcaagaaaaaatgattttaaattgttgtaatgttgtacgaatgtcggccttggaaagacctacaggtagagtatacgcactgcttggtgcgagtagatccacgagagttatgactgaAAATATAGtaaatgttcggagagtccacCTTCCCTGCAGCAtcgatgttccacggaactgagtatgaggtgttgtagctggcctcacccacaatcgttccacatataaatgaacccagtacttttgtgctgcaagcccacagaagtgttggaaaaaaagttggtgccaaaatgtagattttttccttctttccgggggctctacagctggaacagcgtctggaacggtactacggcagtcattttttatcgtctaccttatcaatagaaaaacgcttcgctatgtcgcgaatatatgTCGTTACAACAGATCCAGTGTTaataatatcaagagaaaaattaggaaatttttcttcgaggattttagtcaaataaagtgttagtgTGAAGCACATGACCTCAggagtccggaacagtaattagtttttcaatcgcaCCATTATTTGCTAGGTGATAAGAGTTTGGAGAAAGGATATGATCAGGTGGGAGCAAACGGTTCCGTGGAACAGGGAAgacggactctccgaacatctGCTatttttttagtcataactctagtggatcaactagcaccaagcggtgcgtatactctgcctgtaggtctttccaaggccgacattcgtacaacattacaacaatttaaaataattttttcttgagttattgccgaaaaactgttttcggtaccctctgacatgtcttcacttttgagcgtttttcacagaaaacaattttttttaagaaaaagtgaaagacacgtgtttcctagaattgaaagacgaatccaacgagctatcactcattaaaatcggagaccgcctGTTGCCCAATcgcctgaagtcttggcgatatgactcatAAATCATGAATCTTTGGACTCGTCAgtgaaatgataacagatggttgtcaaacattttttgcataAACACAGTGCGCAGGCATGaatcaaaaaccaaattaaatGCGACCCAATGAGGACTGAAAAGCACATGTGAACTCTAGATTTAGCAAATTCTATGAACCGCTTGTGTTAATCGatgttttttttcaatttcagcgcttgttttcattttggtaAACAAACACCTTGCCAACGCCACCTCATTCTCTCGTCATGAACTCTCCGTACAACGTAACAACctcatcagttttttttttaattatttaattttacgaaaattgttAAGTCTAGTGTCTGTGAGCACTTTGCATCAACAAAATATGTGCGTAGTCATTCGCAATAGTCAATTTAGGATGAAGTTTTGTGTTTAAGGTCTATAATATCAAATGGATTATTttgtataacaaaaaaaaagtcaaattaGAATCACCTCAATTGTGTTTCAAACTGCCGTAATTGAAGTCGTTGTTCGTAAacgtttaaaatgaaaatgctgagctgaattttcaaaaaaaaaaattatttccagtaaaaaatgttggttagaaagaaatgaaaaactagattttctatcaaaggaagtgaattattatatttttggtACTTAAAGTACGTTACAGTTTGactaagaatttttttttgtgaaataaaattgctgtaaacaaaattgatgGATAATCGTATATAGAAAGGGTTAGCATTTGGTCTATCGACAACAAGAACAGAATATGAGCGGCCTAACCTAACGTTTTCACATTttgtagtttttgttttaaagcaGAGACGACTtttctacacggtcaatatcgttctgttgagacgataatatcgttctgttgacgataatatcgttctgttgacgataatatcgttctgttgacgataatatcgttctgttgacgataatatcgttctgttgacgataatatcgttctgttgacgataatatcgttctgttgacgataatatcgttttgttgacgataatatcgttttgtggacgataatatcgttctgttgacgataatatcgttctgttgacgataatatcgttttgtggacgat
The sequence above is a segment of the Bradysia coprophila strain Holo2 unplaced genomic scaffold, BU_Bcop_v1 contig_70, whole genome shotgun sequence genome. Coding sequences within it:
- the LOC119083600 gene encoding lamin-C-like, with amino-acid sequence MSSRSRKAGSVAPQNSGPAVSPITVRPTSPLSPTRHSRLAEKADLQNLNDRLACYIDRVRYLETENARLTLEVRTSQETVTRETSNIKQMYEHELSDARKLLDETAREKAKLEIDVKRLLEQNDDLRQRLDKKTKELATAENSLRLLESRCNDLTAKYNTAVADRKKAQDEVKDLEREVLKLRKQLEDARKHLEEETLARVDLENTVQSLREELTFKDQVHSQELTETRSRRQVEISEIDGRLAEQYEAKLQQSLQELRDQYEAQMRANREEIELLFDGKIKNIQNASQRDKQTAAAALEEIRITRSRVDGLQSKINDLESLNSGLNARIRDLEQLLDLERSRRADDEAELARLREEMALQLQEYQDLMDIKVSLDLEIAAYDKLLRGEEQRLNITPSNSATASQLQQSFARSASGRATPVGRSTPSRGGMKRKRTLLEESEERNLSEFSVTSSAKGDVEVLDVDPEGKFVKLHNKSNKEINLGGWQLLRTAGANETSFKFHRSVKIDGAQVITVWSSDTGANHEPPLNIVMKGQKWFVGDNMKTQLLNTDGEEVAASERVRHQVSSHASRHRDSYGRGEDLYHQQVQQSRASPSSSVGRLFSFW